One stretch of Cryptococcus neoformans var. neoformans B-3501A chromosome 5, whole genome shotgun sequence DNA includes these proteins:
- a CDS encoding hypothetical protein (Match to ESTs gb|CF189254.1|CF189254, gb|CF187273.1|CF187273, gb|CF187272.1|CF187272; HMMPfam hit to Enolase_C, Enolase, C-terminal TIM barrel domain, score: 478.2, E(): 8.4e-141; HMMPfam hit to Enolase_N, Enolase, N-terminal domain, score: 214.0, E(): 2.8e-61), producing the protein MSFQSVRASQIFDSRGNPTVEVVVETLQGRFVAGVPSGASTGSHEAVELRDKGDAYGGKGVSKAVKAVNEVLGPALIQSGIKASEQAKIDQLLIQLDGTDNKSKYGANAILGISMAAARAGAAEKGLELFEHLADLTFPQRDKAKPYVLPVPCTNQLNGGVHAGNQLAPQEFMVLPTGATSFEEAMRIVTECYHSLKSVITEKFGLAGTGIGDEGGFAPPVDSIDQALDLLVEASAKAGHSNNVHFAIDPASSEFFKDGVYDLDFKSTDQLETHRCLSPDQMASLYNDLISKYPLILLEDPFAEDDWDSWTKFMEKINGRIEVVGDDLLCTQVSRVKMAKKASACDGLLLKINQCGTISEAIEAAQTAYSYGWSVFVSHRSGETIDDFIGDIVVGLQTGHIKSGAPCRGERLAKYNRLLQIERLLKERGHPVRYAGVDFRRAATW; encoded by the exons ATGTCTTTTCAATCTGTCAGAGCTTCTCAGATCTTCGATTCTCGAGGCAACCCAACAGTTGAGGTAGTAGTTGAAACTCTTCAAG GTCGATTCGTAGCCGGAGTTCCCTCAGGCGCTTCGACCGGAAGTCACGAAGCAGTTGAGCTCCGTGATAAAGGAGATGCTTATGGCGGCAAAG GCGTCTCGAAAGCCGTCAAAGCCGTAAACGAGGTCTTGGGGCCGGCTTTAATTCAATCCGGCATCAAGGCTTCCGAGCAGGCTAAAATCGACCAGTTGCTGATACAGCTTGACGGTACCGACAACAAGAGCAAATACGGCGCCAATGCAATTCTAGGCATTTCCATGGCTGCTGCACGAGCAGGCGCTGCTGAAAAG GGCTTGGAACTATTTGAACATTTGGCGGACTTAACCTTCCCTCAACGTGACAAAGCTAAACCTTACGTACTGCCTGTTCCTTGCACCAATCAGCTCAATGGTGGTGTACATGCAGGAAATCAGCTTGCTCCTCAAG AGTTCATGGTACTTCCAACGGGGGCTACTTCGTTTGAGGAGGCGATGCGTATTGTGACGGAATGTTACCATTCGTTGAAATCGGTAATCACTGAGAAATTTGGCCTCGCAG GAACTGGTATCGGTGACGAGGGAGGCTTTGCTCCGCCGGTTGATTCGATTGATCAAGCTCTGGACCTCTTGGTGGAGGCAAGCGCCAAAGCTGGCCACTCGAACAATGTTCATTTTGCCATTGACCCCGCCTCCTCAGAGTTCTTTAAAGACGGTGTGTACGACCTGGACTTCAAGTCTACCGATCAACTTGAAACCCATCGATGCCTATCTCCAGACCAGATGGCAAGTCTGTACAATGATCTTATCTCGAAATATCCATTGATACTTCTGGAAGACCCGTTTGCCGAAGATGATTGGGATAGCTGGACAAAGTTTATGGAAAAGATTAATGGAAGGATTGAGGTGGTAGGAGACGACCTTCTGTGCACTCAAGTCAGCAGGGTAAAAATGGCCAAGAAAGCATCAGCGTGTGATGGCCTTCTTCTAAAG ATCAACCAATGCGGTACTATTAGCGAAGCGATTGAAGC TGCCCAGACCGCTTATAGCTATGGTTGGTCTGTTTTTGTATCTCATCGTAGTGGTGAGACCATTGACGATTTCATTGGTG ATATCGTAGTAGGTCTGCAAACTGGACATATCAAGTCTGGGGCGCCTTGCCGAGGCGAGAGGTTGGCCAAATATAATCGCTTGCTCCAAATTGAGCGACTTCTCAAAGAGCGTGGCCATCCTGTTCGGTATGCAGGAGTGGATTTCAGGCGGGCGGCTACCTGGTAG
- a CDS encoding hypothetical protein (HMMPfam hit to HPP, HPP family, score: 70.6, E(): 4e-18), with protein sequence MRRILTVKNYEGNYPGSSRAACKPALPSCPLCFPIISAARFLFIFVPSLQPLVFPFFPDFETPLSGSVSSQSKVVPAAWSVRRTTRRRENPHLAAIATNAFFYEMIIGDGFPDGSRVSQATVSPAMSRLMILYRSRLLTGCFGGILLIEAIMCTNTAFRNVYSSPIIITSFGASAVLLFGAIESPLAQPRNFIGGHFVSALVGTAITRLWVLNPRYQDYLDNTGFHGNTFVNGGLCMATAALAMLISGMVHPPSGATALNAAVQTSVVSLSWRYLPVVLASALIMQGWALIINNLGRRRYPIYWWSPKQVFVRPEVLEHENDEETALRTLQEGPLRSAEDAGRTRETLLEARMQGEGAGGADFMQDPSGQNNIPMGAVESPEIGVPEPRLKPMTEGDRRRAEGFD encoded by the exons ATGCGCCGAATTCTCACAGTGAAAAACTATGAAGGAAACTATCCAGGTTCGAGTCGCGCCGCCTGCAAGCCGG CCTTACCATCTTGCCCCCTTTGCTTCCCCATTATTTCCGCCGCCCggttcctcttcatcttcgtcccGTCGCTGCAACCCCTCGTTTTCCCATTTTTTCCCGACTTCGAGACCCCACTGTCTGGCTCCGTGTCTTCTCAATCTAAAGTCGTCCCTGCCGCATGGTCAGTACGTCGAACAACGAGAAGGCGAGAAAACCCACATCTCGCCGCCATCGCTACGAACGCTTTCTTCTACGAGATGATTATCGGGGACGGCTTCCCCGATGGATCTCGCGTTTCACAGGCTACCGTCAGCCCGGCGATGAGCCGCCTTATGATCCTCTACCGTTCCCGCCTTTTAACTG GCTGCTTTGGAGGGATCCTCCTCATTGAAGCCATCATGTGCACCAACACAGCTTTTCGCAATGTGTACTCCTCCcctatcatcatcacttcctTCGGCGCATCGGCCGTCCTTCTTTTCGGTGCAATCGAGTCACCGCTTGCTCAACCTCGCAATTTCATTGGCGGACACTTCGTTTCGGCTCTGGTTGGGACGGCTATCACCAGGCTCTGGGTCCTCAACCCACGTTACCAAGATTATCTGGATAATACAGGCTTTCATGGCAACACTTTTGTGAATGGGGGACTGTGCATGGCAACCGCGGCCTTGGCGATGCTGATCTCAGGAATGGTCCATCCACC GTCCGGGGCCACTGCACTCAATGCTGCAGTCCAAACCTCGGTCGTTTCCTTGTCTTGGCGGTACCTACCTGTCGTTCTCGCCTCCGCCCTCATCATGCAAGGATGGgccctcatcatcaacaatcTGGGCCGCCGGCGGTATCCGATCTATTGGTGGTCACCAAAGCAGGTATTCGTCCGACCCGAGGTCTTAGAACACGAGAACGACGAAGAAACAGCGCTACGAACGCTTCAAGAAGGCCCTCTTCGTAGTGCGGAGGATGCGGGAAGGACCAGGGAGACGTTGTTGGAGGCTAGAATGCAAGGAGAGGGAGCAGGCGGCGCGGATTTTATGCAGGATCCATCCGGACAAAATAATATTCCCATGGGGGCCGTCGAGAGTCCGGAAATTGGTGTTCCAGAGCCGCGATTAAAACCGATGACTGAAGGCGACCGACGTCGAGCAGAAGGCTTTGATTAA
- a CDS encoding hypothetical protein (HMMPfam hit to DUF1445, Protein of unknown function (DUF1445), score: 249.1, E(): 7.3e-72): MPVKVDEPAPHRFSTGKEVRLACRSGSFRGPTSGHCPSQIQTNLLVIPSRFADDFRGLCKRNPVSCPLIAESLAPGNTGLSRDVAEDVDVRTDAPGYNIYKDGKLYAKDVRDCKEWWAEDSVAFLIGCSFTFEQALVDAGLTPRHQELERNVPMYRTNIPLCPSGIFSGTMVVSMRPYKPEKVDAVRAVTRPYIHTHGEPVAWGPDAVAQLGIADLLNPEFGEAPVLREGEVPVFWGCGVTPQVVVMSSPELIGFSIGHGPGKMLCLDKEIKDILE; this comes from the exons ATGCCAGTGAAGGTTGACGAGCCAGCGCCTCACCGATTCTCTACTGGGAAAGAAGTCCGTCTAGCCTGCCGTTCCGGCAGCTTCCGCGGTCCTACGTCCGGCCACTGTCCTAGTCAGATTCAGACGAACCTCCTTGTCATCCCCTCTCGCTTCGCCGATGACTTTAGAGGTTTGTGCAAGCGGAACCCCGTCAGCTGTCCGCTTATTGCGGAAAGCCTGGCACCCGGAAATACGGGGCTCTCGAGGGACGTGGCAGAGGATGTGGACGTGCGAACCGATGCGCCGGGGTACAACAT TTACAAAGACGGGAAGCTGTACGCTAAAGACGTGCGGGATTGCAAAGAGTGGTGGGCCGAGGACAGCGTAGCGTTTTTGA TTGGCTGCTCGTTCACTTTCGAACAAGCGTTGGTCGACGCTGGTCTCACTCCGCGACACCAGGAACTCGAGCGTAATGTGCCCATGTACAGGACCAACATCCCTCTCTGCCCCTCAGGCA TCTTCTCCGGCACTATGGTCGTTTCGATGAGGCCATACAAGCCCGAAAAGGTAGATGCAGTCAGAGCAGTGACCCGTccatacatccatacaCACGGCGAGCCCGTTGCATGG GGCCCGGACGCAGTGGCCCAGTTAGGCATTGCGGATCTTCTCAATCCCGAATTCGGAGAGGCACCGGTGTTAAGGGAAGGCGAAGTACCGGTCTTTTGGGGATGTGGAGTGACCCCTCAGGTGGTAGTAATGTCCAGTCCTGAGCTCATCGGGTTCTCGATCGGCCATGGGCCTGGGAAGATGCTTTGCCTGGACAAGGAGATCAAAGATATTTTGGAGTAG
- a CDS encoding hypothetical protein (HMMPfam hit to Fungal_trans, Fungal specific transcription factor domain, score: 78.3, E(): 2e-20): protein MVDRVSQAMLHLQIGMDGEQVHYHGPTSAYAHLSVAPILRDVPSGLMGGLSDFRRFLPPINISAPQHALALDRFFRFFASWGMRTVPNLFHRDLALAINAPSSAPPPRTTYYSPMLHNCILAIALMFMDDQYLRDPATRKLLADEAVKYMEIELPRPTLATVQALALRSSYHSTLGDHTVGWTYFGLAERAAQSLGLNVDSSPLVKNGRMSEAEMLLRNNTWWTIFIQDQCWSVYIGRPHSMQDHNTPLPLVDPSLDAVPWTWTELSSGETTTPPQDCMLSSAFVETAKLSLIMQKVMTTLYSLRSDASRLQRDGAISELSLALDTWREQLPPNLVLTGHSNRNALPHVIMLQLAWEWLVILCYRSYYRFSVRSGSRAEPEGISAVAVKQRCDRSAARINSLLRAYHNRFNLRFSPPTLLNVAFTAGTTHLLAAVHHRSIRIRAEALASANECVELLRLVAVSWPAARDKADILGGLVTEYLPTETMLSRLDLLSRLNGTTAGTTAAPAASTPTSDPLFDFFQQPATDIAPPSPSPLQQVLPSSSPVQSPQFQSIPFLPPLTQADYQVQPVPTLSSSLSMSGMSQQPAPAWMSQSPTVDNPLIPTEIPMFDQNLFSGIPREDAESFLRALLAHITLPPAQAGSLPTAPHQATAPGSFFSQIYPNNAAYGQSPPNAWPIPCDTSGSAVADTTIGHMQTPAAPDLADDQEWANFFGAG from the exons atggtggatagGGTGTCACAGGCCATGTTGCATCTTCAG ATTGGAATGGATGGGGAGCAAGTGCATTACCACGGACCAACTTCTGCTTATGCGCATCTCTCGGTTGCCCCCATTCTTCGTGACGTACCATCGGGATTGATGGGAGGTCTATCCGATTTCCGACGCTTCCTCCCACCAATTAACATCTCTGCTCCCCAGCACGCCCTCGCCCTTGATCGAttcttccgcttttttGCTTCTTGGGGCATGCGCACCGTCCCGAATCTATTCCATCGCGATCTCGCACTTGCCATTAACGCTCCTTCTAGCGCCCCTCCACCGCGTACTACCTACTACTCACCAATGCTGCACAACTGTATCCTCGCCATAGCCCTCATGTTCATGGATGACCAATACCTCCGCGATCCAGCGACAAGGAAATTATTGGCAGATGAGGCAGTCAAGTATATGGAGATTGAGTTACCCCGACCGACGCTCGCCACTGTGCAAGCTCTCGCACTCAGATCCAGCTACCACTCGACGTTGGGCGATCACACAGTTGGCTGGACCTATTTCGGTCTGGCAGAGAGAGCAGCGCAATCAC TGGGACTCAATGTGGACAGCTCGCCTCTCGTGAAGAACGGGCGGATGTCGGAGGCGGAGATGCTGCTG CGTAACAATACCTGGTGGACGATATTTATACAAGATCAATGCTGGTCGGTATATATTGGACGCCCCCACTCTATGCAAGATCACAA CACTCCACTACCTCTCGTTGATCCCTCACTCGACGCTGTGCCTTGGACGTGGACCGAGTTGTCGTCCGGCGAAACAACAACGCCTCCGCAGGATTGCATGCTCAGTTCGGCGTTTGTGGAAACGGCCAAGTTGTCACTCATCATGCAAAAGGTTATGACGACTCTGTACTCTCTCAGGTCGGATGCTTCCAGGCTACAAAGAGATGGCGCGATCTCCGAGTTAAG TCTCGCCCTCGATACATGGCGCGAGCAACTCCCTCCTAACCTGGTCCTCACAGGCCATTCGAACAGAAACGCCCTGCCCCATGTCATCATGCTCCAGCTCGCTTGGGAATGGCTCGTCATTCTTTGTTATCGCTCTTATTACCGCTTCAGTGTTCGCTCAGGCAGTCGTGCAGAGCCCGAGGGTATCTCAGCCGTGGCTGTCAAG CAGCGATGTGATCGGTCTGCGGCACGGATCAATTCTCTCTTACGAGCCTACCACAACCGTTTTAACCTCCGGTTCTCCCCGCCCACTCTGCTCAACGTTGCTTTTACAGCAGGCACCACTCACCTCCTCGCAGCAGTGCATCATCGGTCTATCAGGATCAGGGCGGAAGCGCTAGCAAGTGCGAACGAATGCGTGGAGCTATTGCGACTAGTGGCTGTCTCTTGGCCGGCAGCGAGGGATAAGGCGGATATCTTGGGAGGTTTGGTCACAGAATATCTACCTACGGAGACGATGTTGTCGCGACTCGACTTGTTATCCAGGTTGAATGGGACGACTGCGGGGACGACTGCGGCTCCAGCAGCTTCGACTCCAACATCTGACCCACTTTTCGACTTTTTCCAGCAACCGGCCACAGACATAGCACCACCCTCGCCGTCCCCTCTACAGCAGGTGCTGCCGTCCTCGAGCCCCGTTCAGTCGCCACAATTCCAATCAATCCCGTTCCTTCCGCCACTGACGCAGGCTGACTACCAAGTTCAACCCGTCCCCACCCTCTCGTCATCACTGTCCATGTCTGGCATGTCTCAGCAGCCTGCCCCCGCCTGGATGTCACAATCACCGACTGTGGATAACCCCCTCATCCCTACTGAAATACCGATGTTCGACCAGAATTTATTTTCGGGTATTCCGCGGGAAGACGCCGAGTCTTTCCTCCGAGCCCTCCTTGCGCACATCACCCTTCCACCAGCACAAGCGGGCTCGCTTCCTACTGCTCCTCATCAGGCTACAGCTCCAGGctcgttcttctcccaGATATACCCCAACAACGCAGCGTACGGCCAGTCGCCACCGAATGCGTGGCCCATACCGTGCGACACCTCGGGGTCTGCAGTTGCTGATACAACCATAGGTCACATGCAGACGCCAGCTGCGCCAGACTTAGCTGATGATCAGGAGTGGGCGAATTTTTTTGGGGCTGGGTAG
- a CDS encoding hypothetical protein (HMMPfam hit to Hydant_A_N, Hydantoinase/oxoprolinase N-terminal region, score: 290.5, E(): 2.6e-84; HMMPfam hit to Hydantoinase_A, Hydantoinase/oxoprolinase, score: 374.9, E(): 9.9e-110), translating to MIGVTLTSTVSDHSIRIAIDRGGTFTDVHASWPGPHGREESITKLLSQDPSNYKDAPTEGIRRVLETVLGKKVPRGSPLPTNKIDTVRLSTTVATNALLERRGSPHALLITKGFKDLLSIGNQARPRIFDLNIKKASYLYGDVIEVDERVTLVGYTSDPHATEHAVKFLENGEAIQSYSGEGVQHGVEGVRGMSGEAVQVLQALDEEAVEKDLKALFEQGYRSIAVVLAHSFTFPDHELAVGRIAEKVGFHHISLSSQLLPMIRMVPRGVSTTADAYLTPILGEYLDGFYSGFEGGKKGNLNVEFMGSDGGLVDLKNFTGLKSILSGPAGGVVGYALTSWDEKKLAPVIGFDVGGTSTDVSRFDGKYEIVYETTTAGISIQSPQLDINTVAAGGGSCLTFRNGMFHAGPESAGAHPGPACYRKGGPLALTDANLILGRLVPRIFPQCFGPNENEPLDPSASQASFEKMQKQIAQETGAEMSLDDMIYGFVTIANEMMARPIRTLTEARGFATSKHILASFGGAGGQHACEIAESLGITSILIHRYSSILSAYGLALADRVYEEQEPCSAIYHPSSLYFTERLDKIGNRVSEELARQGFTSDQVKLVRMLHMRFNGSDTALMISEPADGDFEQEFYRVYKHEFGFLLESKVIVDDFKVRGIGKSLSPAGESVFSEISNLSTRRAGKPTSRQEVFVSQPGSTKGERMDTPVYELDQLNVGDIVEGPALVIDATQTIFINITWSGTVTSRHLLITRPASAQ from the exons ATGATCGGCGTCACCTTAACATCAACCGTCTCCGACCACTCCATCCGAATTGCCATTGACAGA GGTGGTACTTTCACCGACGTTCACGCGTCATGGCCTGGTCCCCATGGCCGTGAAGAGAGCATCACCAAACTCCTCTCCCAGGATCCTTCAAATTACAAAGACGCACCGACAGAGGGTATCAGAAGAGTGTTAGAGACCGTgctggggaagaaggtcCCCCGGGGCAGTCCATTGCCAACGAACAAGATAG ACACTGTGCGTCTCAGCACCACCGTCGCTACCAACGCACTTCTCGAACGCCGCGGTTCGCCCCACGCTCTCCTTATCACCAAAGGTTTCAAAGATCTTCTCTCTATCGGCAACCAAGCTCGTCCACGCATCTTCGACCTGAACATTAAGAAGGCGTCATACCTTTATGGCGATGTCATTGAGGTCGACGAGCGAGTCACCCTCGTCGGATACACCTCTGATCCCCATGCCACTGAACATGCAGTCAAATTTTTAGAAAACGGCGAGGCGATTCAGTCCTACTCTGGAGAAGGGGTGCAGCATGGCGTCGAGGGCGTGAGGGGTATGAGCGGAGAGGCCGTGCAAGTGTTGCAAGCGCTAGACGAGGAAgcggtggagaaggatctAAAAGCGCTGTTCGAGCAAGGGTACCGGTCGATTGCGGTCGTTTTGGCACATTC GTTCACCTTCCCCGACCATGAGCTCGCTGTTGGTCGTATCGCGGAGAAAGTCGGCTTTCACCAtatctccctctcctcccaacTTCTTCCTATGATTCGCATGGTCCCTCGAGGTGTCTCCACAACAGCCGATGCTTATCTCACTCCCATATTGGGCGAGTACCTGGATGGCTTCTATTCTGGCTTTGAGGGagggaaaaaagggaaCTTGAACGTCGAGTTCATGGGCTCTGATGGTGGCTTGGTGGACTTGAAA AACTTTACCGGTCTCAAATCGATCTTGAGTGGACCAGCAGGCGGTGTTGTCGGCTATGCCCTCACCAGCTGGGACGAGAAGAAACTCGCGCCCGTTATTGGCTTCGACGTCGGCGGAACCTCGACCGATGTCTCTCGCTTCGACGGCAAGTACGAGATTGTCTACGAGACCACCACAGCGGGCATCTCAATCCAAAGCCCTCAACTCGACATCAACACCGTCGCAGCGGGTGGCGGTTCCTGTCTCACTTTCCGCAACGGCATGTTCCACGCTGGCCCTGAGTCTGCCGGTGCACACCCGGGTCCCGCTTGCTATCGTAAAGGCGGTCCCCTCGCACTCACGGATGCGAATCTCATCCTCGGTCGGCTGGTACCTCGTATTTTCCCACAATGTTTCGGGCCCAACGAGAACGAGCCCCTTGATCCGTCAGCTTCTCAAGCTTCATTCGAGAAGATGCAAAAGCAGATCGCTCAGGAGACCGGCGCGGAGATGTCGCTGGACGATATGATCTACGGATTCGTCACTATCGCGAACGAGATGATGGCTCGGCCAATCCGAACGCTTACCGAGGCTCGAGGTTTTGCGACTTCCAAGCACATTCTGGCGTCTTTCGGCGGTGCTGGTGGTCAACATGCATGCGAGATCGCCGAGAGCCTAGGTATCACCAGTATCCTGATACATCGCTActcctccatcctttcAGCATATGGTCTCGCCCTCGCAGATCGAGTGTATGAAGAGCAGGAGCCATGCTCTGCCATCTACCATCCATCGTCGTTATACTTCACCGAGCGACTCGACAAGATCGGTAATCGCGTTTCCGAGGAGCTCGCACGACAAGGCTTCACCTCCGATCAAGTCAAGCTTGTGAGAATGCTGCACATGCGCTTCAATGGATCGGATACGGCACTTATGATCTCTGAGCCAGCAGATGGCGACTTCGAGCAGGAGTTTTACCGGGTGTACAAGCACGAATTTGGTTTCCTGCTCGAGAGCAAGGTTATTGTAGATGACTTCAAG GTCAGAGGTATCGGCAAATCCCTCTCTCCTGCCGGTGAATCCGTGTTCTCAGAAATATCGAACCTCTCCACTCGCCGCGCTGGCAAGCCCACATCCAGACAAGAAGTCTTCGTTTCTCAACCTGGGTCGACCAAGGGTGAACGCATGGATACGCCGGTATACGAGTTGGACCAGCTCAACGTTGGAGACATCGTTGAGGGGCCAGCATTGGTCATCGACGCGACACAAACTATCTTTATTAACATCACTTGGAGCGGGACGGTCACTTCTAGGCATCTGCTCATCACTCGCCCAGCATCAGCGCAATGA
- a CDS encoding hypothetical protein (HMMPfam hit to Hydantoinase_B, Hydantoinase B/oxoprolinase, score: 793.1, E(): 1.3e-235), giving the protein MTVTYDPITLSLFANRFMSVAEAMGRSLQQTSISTNIKERLDYSCALFSHTGDLVANAPFIPVHLGSMSFAVKYQLQHWKSDLKSGDVLLANSPIAGGSHLPDLTVITPVFDPTLGKEGQIIFFTASRAHHSDIGGITGGSMPATSTTLIEEGAEIVSFKLVSGGKFNATELYRLLVEEPAKFPGCSGCRNYRDVESDIKAQIAANHKGSQLLHSLVGEHGLEVVHGYMRFVQENAEQAVRKMLRKAAQESNVLVAVDYLDDGSPICLKVTIDEKKGSAVFDFTGTGPEVRGNLNAPIAVVHSAIIYCMRAMVNQDIPLNAGCLVPLNIIIPDESLLNPSPEAAVCAGNVLTSQRITDVVLKAFNACAASQGCCNNLSFGVGGKDLITGEVKSGWGYYETIAGGSGAGPDWDGTSGVHCHMTNTRITDPEILERRYPVILRQFGYRPNSGGEGAYHGGNGVIRDLEFLQPIQVSMLSERRSRAPYGLAGGANGKTGVNTWIKLPTAANGKTRRVNIGGKATVQFGAGDRLLIQTPGGGGWGRVASRKAQTITVPQVQWEARGSLAERALSEAAFGA; this is encoded by the exons ATGACCGTCACATACGACCCGATCACGCTTAGTCTCTT TGCGAACCGCTTTATGAGCGTCGCGGAGGCGATGGGACGCTCGCTGCAGCAGACCTCCATTTCAACCAACATTAAGGAGCGTCTGGATTACTCTTGTGCACTCTTCAGTCACACTGGTGATCTTGTCGCGAATGCGCCTTTCATCCCTGTTCACCTGGGATCCATGTCTTTCGCCGTCAAGTATCAGCTTCAACACTGGAAGTCTGACCTCAAGTCCGGAGATGTGCTGCTGGCCAACTCGCCTATCGCAGGCGGGTCCCATCTACCCGACTTGACAGTCATCACTCCCGTGTTTGATCCGACTCTGGGCAAGGAGGGCcagatcatcttcttcacagCTTCACGAGCACACCACTCAGATATTGGTGGTATCACCGGAGGTTCGATGCCAGCGACAAGTACTACCCTTATCGAGGAAGGTGCCGAGATTGTGTCTTTCAAGCTTGTCTCAGGGGGTAAATTCAACGCTACTGAGCTGTACCGTCTGCTCGTCGAGGAGCCAGCCAAGTTCCCTGGGTGCAGCGGATGCAGGAACTACCGCGATGTCGAGAGCGATATCAAAGCT CAAATCGCTGCAAACCACAAGGGCTCGCAACTGCTTCATTCTCTAGTCGGCGAACATGGCCTCGAAGTGGTGCATGGATACATGCGATTCGTGCAGGAGAATGCAGAGCAGGCGGTGCGGAAAATGCTGCGTAAGGCAGCGCAGGAAAGCAATGTGCTTGTG GCGGTCGACTACCTGGACGACGGTTCACCCATCTGCCTCAAAGTTACCAttgacgagaagaagggctCGGCAGTCTTTGACTTCACCGGCACTGGCCCTGAAGTCCGGGGCAATCTGAACGCGCCGATCGCTGTCGTGCACTCGGCCATCATCTACTG CATGCGCGCAATGGTAAACCAAGACATCCCTCTCAATGCTGGCTGCCTCGTCCCTCttaacatcatcatccccgACGAGAGTCTTCTCAACCCGTCACCCGAAGCTGCCGTCTGCGCCGGAAACGTCCTCACATCGCAGCGTATCACCGATGTCGTGCTCAAGGCTTTCAACGCTTGCGCCGCCAGCCAGGGGTGCTGCAACAATTTATCTTTCGGCGTTGGGGGAAAGGACCTCATCACTGGTGAGGTGAAGAGCGGTTGGGGCTATTACGAGACCATTGctggaggaagtggagCTGGTCCGGATTGGGATGGTACTTCAGGCGTTCA CTGCCATATGACCAATACTCGTATCACCGACCCCGAGATTCTCGAGCGACGTTACC CCGTCATCCTCAGACAGTTTGGTTACCGCCCGAACTctggtggagaaggtgcGTACCACGGCGGCAACGGTGTCATCCGAGACCTCGAGTTCCTTCAGCCCATTCAAGTGTCTATGCTCTCCGAGAGGAGATCACGAGCACCATATGGTCTCGCCGGGGGCGCCAACGGCAAGACAGGTGTCAACACATGGATCAAGCTGCCTACAGCGGCTAACGGCAAGACAAGGCGTGTCAACATTGGCGGTAAAGCGACGGTGCAGTTTGGCGCAGGCGACAGGTTGCTCATCCAAACAccaggaggaggtggatggggcCGAGTAGCAAGTCGCAAGGCGCAAACAATCACCGTGCCACAAGTACAGTGGGAAGCGAGGGGCAGTCTGGCAGAGAGGGCGTTGTCCGAGGCGGCGTTCGGGGCATGA
- a CDS encoding hypothetical protein (HMMPfam hit to HpcH_HpaI, HpcH/HpaI aldolase family, score: 155.0, E(): 1.6e-43) — translation MPLSINGSPLRRALAEGRPALGVTMVLPGALHARILASLPNLSYIFVDLEHGAMSDTEMQAAIQAIVPFGVSPIVRIPAGEPWMIKRALDAGAHGIAVPMVSTPEEAAAIASAARFPPNGCRGFGSTFSRDAFGWTSDAEYLEKANNEILVAVMIETKQGYENAEAIINTPGIDIIMTGETDICLSMGYPLTPDNPAQEVTAAISHISSLARKANKWQGGRIRPSTGGPKAMASRGIGMIQVGVDAWLLRETLNAKITQAMES, via the exons ATGCCACTGTCCATTAATGGCTCTCCTTTGCGCCGAGCTTTGGCGGAAGGCCGACCTGCACTGGGCGTGACAATGGTATTGCCAGGTGCCCTTCACGCTAGGATCCTGGCTAGTCTACCCAATCTCTCT TATATTTTCGTCGACCTCGAACACGGCGCGATGAGTGATACTGAAATGCAAGCCGCTATCCAGGCGATCGTTCCCTTCGGAGTGTCACCGATCGTTCGCATTCCGGCAGGGGAGCCTTGGATGATTAAAAGAGCACTGGACGCCGGAGCCCACGGCATTGCTGTCCCTATGGTCTCCACACCG GAAGAAGCCGCGGCGATAGCGTCGGCTGCTCGATTCCCCCCAAATGGATGTAGGGGATTTGGCTCGACATTCTCAAGGGATGCCTTCGGCTGGACTTCTGATGCTGAATACCTTGAAAAGGCCAACAATGAGATCCTAGTCGCCGTTATGATCGAGACGAAGCAAGGCTATGAGAATGCCGAAGCGATTATCAATACTCCTGGAATAG ATATCATTATGACGGGAGAGACCGATATCTGTCTGTCCATGGGATATCCCCTGACTCCGGACAATCCGGCTCAGGAAGTCACCGCGGCCATCTCACACATCTCATCACTGGCACGCAAAGCCAACAAGTGGCAGGGTGGACGCATCAGACCTTCAACGGGTGGCCCAAAGGCGATGGCATCAAGAGGCATTGGTATGATACAGGTCGGGGTGGACGCTTGGTTGTTAAGGGAGACCCTGAATGCGAAGATCACCCAGGCGATGGAAAGCTAG